The Faecalibacter sp. LW9 genome has a segment encoding these proteins:
- a CDS encoding 2-oxo acid dehydrogenase subunit E2 — MAEIITMPRLSDTMEEGTVVKWHKNVGDKVSEGDILAEIETDKAIQEFESEYDGVLLFQGAKENEPAAVDTILAVIGNEGEDISALINGESTQGSEVEVKQETPVVSEQPASAPAEIPSNVNVVTMPRLSDTMEEGTVVVWHKNVGDKISEGDILAEIETDKAVQEFESEFDGVLLYQGAKENEPAPVDTVLAIIGEEGTDVSALVANGGQIPVQESKTEVIEDEKPVVVELAVEPTQTSNDRIFASPLAKSIAKDKGINLAEVKGSGDQGRIVKKDVENFQPAAKAETPKETKSEVAAPIAAAPVQEFISGEDKEIPNSQMRKVIAKRLAESKYSAPHYYLNIELDMDNAIEARKQLNSVPNTKVSFNDIVVKACAMALRKHPAINASWYDDKIVQHVNINIGVAVAVEDGLLVPVVKNTDQKTFSQISAEIKDYAGRARERKLKADEMEKSTFSVSNLGMFGIESFTSIINQPNSCILSVGAIIEKPVVKNGQIVVGNTMKLSLACDHRTVDGATGAQFLQTLKMYIENPVTMLV; from the coding sequence ATGGCAGAAATTATTACAATGCCGCGCTTAAGCGATACAATGGAGGAAGGTACTGTTGTAAAGTGGCATAAAAATGTTGGAGATAAAGTTTCAGAAGGGGATATTTTAGCCGAAATCGAAACAGATAAAGCAATTCAAGAATTCGAATCCGAATACGATGGTGTTTTATTATTTCAAGGGGCAAAAGAAAATGAGCCTGCTGCTGTTGATACAATTTTAGCAGTAATCGGAAACGAAGGGGAAGATATTTCAGCGCTTATCAATGGTGAATCGACTCAAGGATCAGAAGTAGAGGTAAAACAAGAAACGCCTGTAGTTTCAGAACAACCTGCTTCTGCACCTGCAGAAATTCCATCTAATGTAAATGTAGTCACAATGCCTCGTCTTTCAGATACAATGGAAGAAGGGACAGTGGTTGTTTGGCATAAAAATGTTGGAGATAAAATTTCAGAAGGTGATATTTTAGCCGAAATTGAAACGGATAAAGCAGTACAAGAATTCGAATCTGAATTTGATGGTGTTTTATTATATCAAGGGGCTAAAGAAAACGAACCTGCACCTGTAGATACAGTATTAGCAATTATAGGTGAAGAAGGAACAGATGTTTCAGCTCTTGTGGCAAATGGAGGTCAAATTCCAGTTCAAGAATCAAAAACTGAAGTGATTGAAGACGAAAAACCAGTAGTGGTGGAGTTAGCTGTCGAGCCAACTCAAACGTCGAATGATCGTATTTTTGCTTCTCCATTAGCAAAGTCAATTGCAAAAGATAAAGGAATTAATTTAGCTGAAGTTAAAGGTTCAGGAGATCAAGGTCGTATCGTGAAGAAAGATGTTGAAAACTTCCAACCAGCTGCTAAAGCAGAAACTCCTAAAGAAACGAAATCAGAAGTAGCTGCTCCAATTGCTGCTGCTCCAGTTCAAGAGTTTATATCAGGAGAGGATAAAGAAATTCCAAATTCTCAAATGAGAAAAGTAATTGCAAAACGATTAGCAGAATCGAAATATTCAGCTCCTCATTATTATTTAAATATTGAGCTGGATATGGATAATGCGATTGAAGCACGTAAGCAATTAAATTCTGTGCCTAATACGAAAGTATCGTTCAATGATATTGTAGTGAAGGCTTGTGCAATGGCATTACGTAAACATCCAGCAATTAATGCTTCTTGGTATGATGATAAAATTGTACAACACGTAAATATTAATATTGGAGTAGCGGTTGCTGTAGAAGATGGATTATTAGTACCGGTTGTTAAAAATACAGACCAAAAAACATTCTCTCAAATTTCAGCAGAAATTAAAGATTATGCAGGTCGCGCAAGAGAGCGTAAATTGAAAGCAGATGAAATGGAAAAATCGACTTTCTCAGTTTCTAACTTAGGAATGTTTGGTATTGAATCATTTACTTCTATTATCAATCAACCAAACTCTTGTATTTTATCTGTTGGTGCAATCATTGAAAAACCTGTCGTGAAAAATGGTCAAATCGTTGTAGGGAACACGATGAAGTTATCTTTAGCATGTGATCACCGTACGGTAGATGGGGCAACAGGTGCACAGTTTTTACAAACATTGAAAATGTACATCGAGAATCCAGTAACTATGTTAGTTTAG
- a CDS encoding IS1182 family transposase: MYTSSKIVFKDYNPKENLLFPPNLSELIEEKHPVRVISNIIDGLAIKNLINSYKPYGTSSYHPKMLLKVLIYGYLSNIYSSRKLEQALKENIHFMWLSGMNRPDHNTINRFRSERLKGKLKSIFTQIVLLLEKEGIVSLTTTFVDGTKIEANANRYTFVWGRAIKKHKARISEQLEDLWNYAESVAKEELQNTENIEFKEIDSEKVTQTIDKINEVLKDKKIPSKIRQKLNYGKKNWSKNLEKYKKQEEILQQRNSYSKTDTDATFMRMKEDHMKNGQLKPAYNLQISTNKQYILHYSIHHNPTDTKTLKPHLAGFEQHYHRTPKELVADAGYGSEENYNLLKSKKIKPYVKYNYFRKDQKSGQITSSESNPKLAKIREKAYKLLNTVRGIKLRKQRCHDVEPVFAEIKHNKNFKRFMLRGVDKVEIEVGLLAIAHNLKKMAKIT; this comes from the coding sequence GTGTATACTAGTTCGAAAATAGTCTTTAAAGATTACAATCCCAAAGAAAATTTGCTTTTTCCTCCAAATTTATCGGAGTTGATAGAAGAAAAGCATCCTGTTAGAGTTATTTCCAATATAATAGATGGTTTAGCAATTAAAAATCTTATTAATAGCTATAAACCATATGGAACATCATCTTATCACCCAAAAATGCTTCTGAAAGTGTTGATTTATGGCTACCTAAGTAATATTTATTCAAGCCGTAAATTAGAACAAGCACTGAAAGAAAATATTCATTTTATGTGGCTTTCTGGAATGAATCGTCCTGACCATAATACGATAAATCGCTTTCGTAGCGAGCGATTAAAAGGTAAACTGAAATCTATATTCACTCAAATAGTCTTGCTTTTAGAAAAAGAAGGAATCGTTAGTTTAACAACCACTTTTGTTGATGGGACTAAGATTGAGGCAAACGCTAATCGCTATACATTCGTTTGGGGAAGAGCGATAAAAAAACACAAAGCTAGAATTTCTGAGCAGTTAGAAGACTTATGGAATTACGCAGAAAGTGTAGCAAAAGAAGAGCTTCAAAACACAGAAAATATTGAATTTAAAGAAATCGATTCTGAAAAAGTCACACAAACAATTGATAAGATAAATGAAGTTTTGAAAGATAAAAAAATCCCATCAAAGATTCGTCAAAAGCTCAATTATGGAAAGAAAAATTGGTCTAAGAATTTAGAAAAATACAAAAAACAAGAAGAGATTTTACAACAAAGAAATTCTTACTCTAAGACCGATACAGATGCTACATTTATGAGAATGAAAGAAGATCATATGAAAAATGGTCAGCTAAAACCCGCTTATAATCTGCAAATCTCCACGAATAAACAGTATATTTTACATTATTCTATTCACCATAATCCAACCGATACAAAAACTCTAAAACCTCATTTAGCAGGTTTTGAGCAGCATTACCATAGAACTCCAAAAGAGCTTGTAGCCGATGCGGGCTATGGCTCAGAAGAAAATTATAACTTGCTTAAATCAAAAAAGATAAAACCTTACGTAAAATACAATTACTTCAGAAAAGATCAAAAATCAGGACAAATTACTTCTTCAGAGAGCAATCCCAAACTGGCTAAAATAAGAGAAAAAGCATATAAACTTCTCAATACAGTGAGAGGTATCAAACTCAGAAAACAAAGATGTCACGATGTTGAACCAGTTTTTGCCGAAATAAAACACAACAAAAACTTTAAACGATTTATGTTAAGAGGAGTTGATAAAGTCGAAATTGAAGTCGGCTTACTTGCTATTGCTCATAACTTAAAGAAAATGGCGAAAATCACCTGA